One stretch of Caloenas nicobarica isolate bCalNic1 chromosome 4, bCalNic1.hap1, whole genome shotgun sequence DNA includes these proteins:
- the ATOH1 gene encoding transcription factor ATOH1: MSAPWAEGGREPGPEAPGGCGLGPGWLGVCCAARLPAASPRCLLPGDEEEDAAQGSAAPGGGSSPGGARGAAGGGRARGGGGAGLRAQVSGVQKQRRLAANARERRRMHGLNHAFDQLRNVIPSFNNDKKLSKYETLQMAQIYISALAELLHSPDGPPDAPGKAEHRGAPFEAPCAAGTGPPPAPQPGPPRASPPGHGRTRFPPPPAAGGYSVQLDPLHFPSFAEGALMGQRAPSPALLMPQPGQPPQERSKTSPRSHRSDGEFSPRSHYSDSDEAS; the protein is encoded by the coding sequence ATGAGCGCGCCGTGGGCCGAGGGCGGGCGGGAACCGGGGCCGGAGGCCCCGGGCGGCTGCGGGCTCGGCCCGGGCTGGCTGGGCGTGTGCTGCGCCGCTCgcctgcccgccgcctcgccCCGCTGCCTGCTGCCCGgggacgaggaggaggacgcGGCGCAGGGGAGCGCGGCgcccggcggcgggagcagccccggcggggcgcggggcgcggcgggcggggggcgggcgcggggcggcggcggagccgggCTGCGGGCGCAGGTGAGCGGCGTGCAGAAGCAGCGGCGGCTGGCGGCCAACgcgcgggagcggcggcggatGCACGGGCTGAACCACGCCTTCGACCAGCTGCGCAATGTCATCCCCTCCTTCAACAACGACAAGAAGCTCTCCAAGTACGAGACGCTGCAGATGGCGCAGATCTACATCAGCGCCCTGGCCGAGCTGCTGCACAGCCCCGACGGCCCTCCCGACGCCCCCGGCAAGGCCGAGCACCGCGGGGCTCCGTTCGAGGCGCCCTGCGCCGCCGGGAccgggccgccccccgcgccgcagCCGGGGCCGCCGAGAGCCTCCCCCCCCGGGCACGGCAGGACTCGCttccccccgccgccggccgcggGGGGTTACTCGGTGCAGCTCGACCCGCTGCACTTCCCCTCCTTTGCGGAGGGCGCCCTGATGGGACAGAGAGCCCCTTCCCCCGCCCTCCTCATGCCGCAGCCCGGGCAGCCGCCGCAGGAGAGGAGCAAAACGTCGCCACGGTCCCACAGGAGCGACGGGGAGTTCTCGCCCCGCTCCCATTACAGCGACTCGGACGAGGCCAGCTAG